The proteins below are encoded in one region of Ephemeroptericola cinctiostellae:
- the glnA gene encoding type I glutamate--ammonia ligase: protein MSVAKVMQLIKDQDVKFIDFRFTDTKGKEQHVSVPVSAFDEDKFESGQAFDGSSIAGWKGIEASDMLLIPDPSTANLDPFTAETTLILTCDVIDPADGKGYERDPRSIAKRAEAYLKSTGIGDTAFFGPEPEFFIFDSIRYKTDMQGCFVRIGSEEAGWSSSVKTDGGNLGHRPGTKGGYFPVAPTDTFQDIRSEMCLLLEQMGVPVEVHHHEVAGQGQNEIGTKFSTLVQRADWTQILKYIVFNVSHAYGKTATFMPKPVVGDNGSGMHVHQSIWKDGVNTFAGDGYAGLSETALYYIGGIIKHARALNAITNPSTNSYKRLVPHYEAPVKLAYSAKNRSASIRIPFVANPKGRRIEARFPDPMANPYLCFSALLMAGLDGIQNKIHPGDPATKNLYDLPPEEDAQIPTVCSSLEQALEALENDREFLTRGGVFTDEMLDAYIALKMEDVNKMRMTTHPLEFEMYYSL from the coding sequence ATGAGTGTTGCAAAAGTAATGCAATTGATCAAGGATCAAGATGTGAAATTCATCGATTTCCGTTTTACGGACACCAAAGGCAAAGAGCAGCACGTTTCTGTGCCTGTATCTGCTTTTGATGAAGACAAATTTGAATCAGGACAAGCATTTGATGGTTCTTCTATTGCCGGGTGGAAAGGGATTGAAGCGTCTGACATGTTGTTGATTCCTGATCCATCAACAGCGAACCTCGACCCATTCACGGCAGAAACCACGTTGATTTTGACATGTGACGTGATTGACCCAGCCGATGGCAAAGGTTACGAACGTGATCCACGTTCGATTGCTAAACGTGCTGAAGCTTACCTTAAATCAACAGGCATTGGCGATACGGCCTTTTTCGGTCCAGAACCTGAATTCTTTATTTTTGATTCAATTCGCTACAAAACCGACATGCAAGGCTGTTTCGTGCGCATCGGTTCTGAAGAGGCAGGCTGGTCTTCTTCTGTGAAAACGGATGGCGGCAATTTGGGTCATCGCCCAGGTACCAAAGGCGGCTACTTCCCCGTGGCGCCAACCGACACGTTCCAAGACATCCGTTCTGAAATGTGCTTGTTGCTCGAACAAATGGGCGTGCCTGTTGAAGTGCACCACCATGAAGTGGCAGGTCAAGGTCAAAATGAAATTGGTACTAAATTCTCGACTTTGGTTCAACGCGCGGACTGGACTCAAATCTTGAAATACATCGTATTTAATGTGTCTCATGCCTACGGCAAAACCGCCACGTTCATGCCAAAACCAGTGGTCGGCGACAACGGCTCAGGCATGCACGTTCACCAATCGATTTGGAAAGACGGCGTAAACACCTTCGCAGGTGACGGCTATGCGGGTTTGTCAGAAACGGCTTTGTACTACATCGGCGGCATCATCAAGCATGCGCGTGCATTGAATGCGATCACTAATCCTTCAACCAACTCATACAAACGCCTCGTGCCACATTACGAAGCGCCTGTTAAATTAGCGTACTCTGCGAAAAACCGCTCGGCTTCAATTCGCATTCCATTCGTTGCGAATCCAAAAGGTCGCCGCATTGAAGCGCGTTTCCCAGATCCAATGGCGAACCCGTACTTGTGTTTCTCAGCCTTGCTGATGGCGGGCTTGGACGGTATTCAAAACAAAATCCACCCTGGCGACCCAGCCACTAAGAATTTGTACGACTTGCCACCAGAAGAAGACGCGCAAATCCCAACTGTTTGTAGCAGTTTGGAGCAGGCGTTGGAAGCGTTGGAAAACGATCGTGAGTTTTTGACGCGCGGCGGTGTGTTTACGGATGAAATGTTGGATGCGTACATTGCCCTGAAAATGGAAGATGTGAACAAAATGCGCATGACAACTCATCCTTTAGAATTTGAAATGTATTACAGCTTGTAA
- a CDS encoding DUF294 nucleotidyltransferase-like domain-containing protein has translation MPTSFDFNTSPFDALTVLEQDKIKQSLDVAYYPKGAEIINADVDKNSPLFLVIKGEVHQFRGNAFVSSFGATDWFDGKLITIGRTEFRYVAAEEVVAYLLPARLIRQLAADNSRFGSLLFADISERLSAAASGDQQRELQGFIMAKVKDAYLRKPFFVDGEMSVFDATRILRERNASHVLVRDGELSGVFTNTNLCDAVLLDRDLKAMPVKEASRFDLLTVDVNDDITEALLMMIRHRVHRLVVTEHGGIVGVLGQLDLMSFFSNHSHLIALQIDMAEDIVELRTAAGQIEKFIRTQHGSGVKVSVIGRMVQELNLQIFSKLWSLIAPMDVQLNSCVLVMGSEGRGEQVLRTDQDNALLLRDGFSFDGVEGICARFNEELAIMGYPLCSGQMMMSNPIWRQQCGDFKKTITEWVFSSDPQAPVYLSTFLDAKVVSGDVTLFEDVQQHLIHGPRDYAGFINRFAQAVNLFGDAEPSWWRKILPIGHTESNDMDLKKAGIFPIVHGVRSLALEQGCIETSTKSRIESLVAAHVLEADTGRNLIEALYFLLALRLKSSLNLNTAGGAAIKPDDLSALERDLLKDCLHIAKEFRAFVSKHFHLNVF, from the coding sequence GTGCCAACTTCATTTGATTTTAATACGTCGCCATTTGACGCTTTAACTGTATTAGAGCAGGATAAAATAAAGCAATCGCTTGATGTTGCTTATTATCCAAAAGGTGCTGAAATCATCAATGCAGACGTCGATAAAAATTCCCCATTGTTTTTGGTGATCAAAGGGGAGGTGCATCAGTTTCGTGGCAATGCTTTTGTTTCATCGTTTGGCGCCACCGATTGGTTTGATGGGAAGTTGATTACGATTGGTCGCACAGAGTTCAGGTATGTTGCCGCTGAAGAGGTGGTTGCTTATTTGCTGCCTGCCCGTTTAATTCGCCAACTTGCCGCAGATAACTCACGTTTTGGCTCTTTGTTGTTTGCCGATATTTCTGAACGTTTGAGTGCTGCGGCTTCTGGCGATCAACAGCGTGAGTTGCAAGGCTTCATCATGGCCAAGGTCAAAGATGCTTATTTGCGTAAGCCTTTTTTTGTGGATGGCGAGATGAGCGTGTTTGACGCGACGCGTATTTTGCGTGAACGCAATGCCTCACATGTGTTGGTCAGGGATGGTGAGCTGTCGGGCGTGTTCACCAACACCAATTTATGTGATGCAGTTTTGCTTGATCGAGATTTAAAAGCCATGCCCGTCAAAGAAGCATCGCGCTTTGATCTGTTGACGGTTGATGTGAATGATGACATCACTGAAGCTTTGCTCATGATGATTCGTCATCGGGTTCACCGTTTGGTCGTGACTGAGCATGGGGGCATTGTGGGTGTGTTGGGTCAGCTCGATTTAATGAGTTTCTTTTCAAATCATTCACATTTGATCGCTTTACAGATTGATATGGCTGAGGACATTGTTGAACTGCGTACGGCGGCCGGTCAAATTGAAAAATTCATTCGGACACAGCATGGTTCTGGTGTGAAAGTGTCGGTGATTGGTCGAATGGTTCAAGAATTGAATTTACAAATTTTTTCTAAATTATGGTCTTTAATTGCACCCATGGATGTGCAATTGAACAGTTGTGTGTTGGTCATGGGCAGCGAAGGGCGTGGCGAACAGGTGCTGCGCACAGATCAAGACAACGCGTTGTTGTTGCGTGATGGCTTTAGTTTTGATGGGGTGGAAGGCATTTGTGCTCGCTTCAATGAAGAATTGGCCATCATGGGTTATCCCTTGTGCTCGGGTCAAATGATGATGAGCAATCCCATTTGGCGCCAGCAATGTGGCGACTTTAAGAAAACAATCACTGAATGGGTGTTCTCAAGTGATCCGCAAGCCCCCGTTTATTTGTCGACGTTCTTGGATGCGAAAGTGGTCAGCGGTGATGTGACATTGTTCGAAGACGTACAACAACATTTGATTCATGGCCCGCGCGATTATGCGGGTTTTATCAATCGGTTTGCGCAAGCCGTGAATTTGTTTGGTGATGCTGAGCCCTCGTGGTGGCGTAAAATTTTGCCCATTGGACATACTGAGTCCAATGACATGGATTTGAAAAAAGCGGGTATTTTCCCGATCGTGCATGGGGTGCGCAGTTTGGCTCTGGAGCAAGGCTGCATTGAAACCAGCACAAAGAGTCGAATTGAAAGCCTCGTTGCCGCGCACGTCTTAGAGGCTGATACGGGACGCAATTTGATTGAAGCCTTGTATTTCTTGCTTGCTTTGCGCTTAAAGAGCAGCTTGAACCTCAACACCGCGGGTGGCGCGGCCATTAAACCCGATGATTTGAGTGCGCTTGAACGTGATTTATTAAAAGACTGTTTACACATTGCCAAAGAGTTCCGTGCTTTTGTTTCTAAACATTTCCACCTGAATGTATTTTAG
- a CDS encoding DUF3106 domain-containing protein: MFKKTPSSKHYAKRPVLLTALALGLSLCAGVAQAQNWEDISPASQTMLRPLRGTWEQIPPLQRQQWLQHVPRLQNMNSSDRDNAQERMAEWASLSMRQRVQVEQRLKNEINDNADTRNQSWTRYLKFR; this comes from the coding sequence ATGTTCAAAAAAACACCATCGTCCAAGCATTACGCTAAACGCCCAGTGCTGCTTACAGCTCTGGCGCTTGGCTTAAGCTTATGCGCTGGTGTCGCCCAAGCCCAAAATTGGGAGGACATCAGCCCTGCCAGCCAAACCATGCTGCGCCCACTGCGCGGAACATGGGAGCAAATCCCTCCCTTACAACGCCAACAATGGTTGCAACACGTGCCGCGCCTGCAAAACATGAATTCAAGCGACCGTGACAATGCCCAAGAACGCATGGCCGAGTGGGCAAGTCTTTCAATGCGCCAACGCGTACAAGTCGAACAACGTTTAAAAAATGAAATCAATGACAATGCAGATACCCGCAATCAATCATGGACTCGTTATCTAAAATTCCGTTAA
- a CDS encoding ferritin-like domain-containing protein, giving the protein MMQQLPELLGEQGFPWLQTQDALELRAAALVVLACADLDEKRRLCLALQAKIQAGEVVLDVERSFLDDLVFTTQCPGRPAKPELMSALDVPRRRAHSLEGRQAMIHALAHIEFNAINLALDVMVRFAGLPDAFYWDWWRVAFEESYHFSLLREHLRGMGADYGDFPAHNGLWDMAEKTASSLGDRMAMVPRTLEARGLDACPLMRDKLRAAGDVRGADIVGIILHDEIGHVALGNRWFIYACELNSQNPVMQYRALAELYNAPRLRPPFNLTARRAAGFFEEELTALAAI; this is encoded by the coding sequence ATGATGCAACAATTACCCGAATTGCTGGGTGAACAGGGTTTTCCATGGCTCCAAACACAGGATGCGCTTGAGCTGCGTGCCGCCGCTTTGGTCGTTTTAGCATGTGCAGACCTTGATGAAAAAAGGCGTTTGTGTTTGGCTTTACAAGCCAAAATACAGGCCGGTGAGGTGGTTTTGGATGTTGAACGTTCTTTTCTGGATGATTTGGTGTTCACCACACAATGCCCAGGTCGTCCTGCGAAGCCCGAGCTCATGTCTGCTTTGGATGTGCCACGCCGTCGTGCGCATTCGCTTGAAGGGCGACAGGCGATGATTCACGCTTTGGCGCACATTGAATTTAATGCGATCAATTTGGCTTTGGATGTGATGGTGCGGTTTGCAGGCTTACCTGACGCTTTTTATTGGGATTGGTGGCGGGTGGCATTTGAAGAGTCATACCATTTCTCGCTGTTGCGCGAGCACTTGCGGGGCATGGGTGCGGATTACGGTGATTTTCCCGCACACAATGGTTTGTGGGACATGGCAGAAAAGACCGCATCTTCTTTGGGCGATCGCATGGCGATGGTGCCTCGGACGTTGGAGGCGCGTGGCTTGGACGCATGCCCGTTGATGCGTGATAAATTGCGGGCTGCTGGAGATGTGCGAGGGGCGGACATTGTGGGCATTATTTTACATGATGAAATTGGACATGTGGCACTGGGTAATCGCTGGTTTATTTATGCGTGTGAGCTCAACAGCCAGAATCCAGTTATGCAATACCGTGCTTTGGCGGAGCTGTACAATGCACCGCGTTTGCGCCCTCCATTTAATTTGACTGCCCGACGGGCAGCGGGCTTTTTTGAGGAAGAACTCACGGCTTTGGCGGCGATATGA
- a CDS encoding 3'-5' exonuclease yields the protein MFFGFQAWLGFKTRRLQRQLTNTSYNFLFAPPPEQEWVSLDCETTGLDRKKDHIITIAAVKIVGTKIMSSERLNLTLCPLTALNPESIRIHRLREADVQDGLSPAEATEKLLNFIGARPLVGYNIKFDQDMINRLIQPIIGIKLPNKVIDVAPMFHDFRSKQLGQGDIDLSFKTIINTLNLPIWAAHDAYNDALMTALIFLSLQNKNK from the coding sequence ATGTTTTTTGGCTTTCAAGCTTGGTTGGGTTTCAAAACAAGGCGATTGCAACGGCAATTGACCAATACAAGTTATAACTTTTTGTTTGCACCGCCGCCTGAACAAGAGTGGGTGAGTTTGGATTGTGAAACCACAGGGTTGGATCGTAAAAAAGACCATATCATTACCATTGCGGCGGTGAAAATTGTTGGCACCAAGATCATGAGCAGTGAACGGCTGAACTTGACTTTGTGTCCGCTCACTGCGCTTAACCCCGAAAGCATTCGGATTCATCGCTTAAGAGAAGCCGATGTGCAAGATGGTTTATCTCCCGCAGAAGCCACTGAAAAGCTTTTAAATTTCATTGGTGCTCGACCGTTGGTCGGTTATAACATCAAGTTTGACCAAGACATGATTAATCGACTCATTCAGCCCATTATTGGAATTAAACTACCCAATAAAGTCATTGATGTTGCACCGATGTTTCATGATTTTCGGAGTAAACAGCTGGGGCAGGGTGACATTGATTTGAGTTTTAAAACGATTATCAATACTTTGAATCTGCCCATCTGGGCTGCGCATGATGCTTACAACGATGCGCTGATGACGGCATTGATATTTTTGAGTTTACAAAATAAAAATAAATAG
- the phaR gene encoding polyhydroxyalkanoate synthesis repressor PhaR has product MRKRSDQRIIKKYPNRRLYDTHTSTYITLADVKQMVLANEVFEVVDVKSNENLTRSILLQIILEEEAGGLPLFSSTVLSQIIRSYGNAMQGMLGSYLEKNMQAFAEIQSNLSAQSQHAVNNDAWQQLLSMQAPMMQGMMGNYIEQSKNMFIQMQEQMNQQTSAIFKGFNTKPEVKSDDQ; this is encoded by the coding sequence ATGCGCAAACGCAGCGACCAACGCATCATTAAAAAATATCCCAATCGTCGTTTGTATGACACCCACACCAGCACATACATCACACTGGCTGATGTTAAACAAATGGTACTGGCCAATGAAGTGTTTGAAGTGGTGGATGTAAAAAGCAATGAAAACCTCACTCGAAGCATTTTGTTGCAGATCATTTTAGAAGAAGAAGCGGGCGGTCTACCCTTGTTTTCTTCCACGGTATTGTCGCAAATCATTCGCTCTTATGGCAATGCAATGCAAGGGATGTTGGGCAGCTACCTTGAAAAAAACATGCAAGCATTTGCTGAAATTCAAAGCAATTTATCAGCCCAATCTCAACATGCAGTTAACAATGACGCTTGGCAACAACTCTTGTCGATGCAAGCACCCATGATGCAGGGAATGATGGGGAACTACATAGAGCAAAGTAAAAACATGTTCATTCAAATGCAAGAACAAATGAATCAACAAACCAGTGCCATTTTTAAAGGATTTAATACCAAGCCTGAAGTTAAGTCCGATGATCAGTAG
- a CDS encoding RNA polymerase sigma factor, producing MTAFAPNTSQVVHQTMDAFLASVERRAYKQALFAVRNEENALDIVQDAMLSLVQSYAEKPAAEWPMLFTRILQNAIHNHFRRSKVRDYWTPTFSEFDHSTEDEASFDILESLLARNPDNQTASAEETVSREEMLNLIDELIKNLPDRQREAFLLRYWEDLSVTETAEAMGCSEGSVKTHCSRAAHSLAKALRELGITS from the coding sequence ATGACCGCATTCGCCCCCAACACCTCCCAAGTGGTGCACCAAACCATGGATGCTTTTTTAGCGAGTGTCGAACGACGCGCTTATAAACAAGCCCTGTTTGCTGTGCGCAATGAAGAAAATGCTTTGGACATTGTCCAAGATGCCATGCTCAGCCTCGTTCAATCCTACGCCGAAAAGCCTGCTGCAGAATGGCCAATGTTGTTCACACGTATTTTGCAAAATGCAATTCACAATCATTTTCGCCGCAGTAAAGTGCGGGATTATTGGACGCCGACTTTTTCAGAGTTTGACCACTCCACTGAAGATGAAGCCAGCTTCGACATTTTAGAAAGTCTACTGGCACGCAATCCCGACAATCAAACAGCCTCTGCCGAAGAAACCGTCTCGCGCGAGGAAATGCTAAATTTGATTGATGAGCTGATAAAAAACCTGCCAGACCGTCAACGAGAAGCCTTCTTGCTGCGTTATTGGGAGGACCTGAGTGTGACAGAAACCGCAGAAGCCATGGGCTGCTCGGAAGGTAGCGTGAAAACACACTGTTCACGCGCCGCCCACAGCTTGGCAAAAGCCCTGCGAGAACTAGGAATTACATCATGA
- a CDS encoding cation acetate symporter, with protein MTKLFGASALMGFANVVMAAGADLGQAEKQATNWTAIIMFIAFVIMTLFITKWAAAKTKSAADFYTGGGGITGFQNGLAIAGDYMSAASFLGISAAVMANGYDGLIYSIGFLVGWPVITFLMAERLRNLGRFTFADVAAYRFNQAPVRIFAATSTLVVVAFYLIAQMVGAGQLIKLLFGMEYWHAVIIVGALMMVYVLFGGMTATTWVQIIKACMLLAGASFMAFMVMAQFGFSFEALFARAVEIKAMVAGKDAKLIADATAAGKDVAAVAAAKGFSIMGPGSFIKDPISGISFGMALMFGTAGLPHIMMRFFTVPNAKEARKSVFWATTWIGYFYILTFIIGFGAIVLVSTNPDFLDAKGGLIGGGNMAAIHLANAVGGNLFLGFISAVAFATILAVVAGLTLSGASAVAHDLYATVIKKGNASSADELRISKITTVCLGIVAVILGITFEKQNIAFMVSLAFAIAASANFPVLFMSVLWKGVTTRGATIGGFLGLFSAVALTVVSPAIWEAVLLNPKGSALFPYTSPALFSMAIGFISIWFFSITDKSDRAAIDKAGFAAQKVRSETGIGASGASGH; from the coding sequence ATGACAAAATTATTCGGTGCATCAGCATTAATGGGTTTTGCAAATGTGGTGATGGCAGCAGGTGCTGATTTAGGGCAAGCTGAAAAGCAAGCCACCAACTGGACTGCAATCATCATGTTCATTGCTTTTGTGATCATGACTTTATTCATTACCAAGTGGGCTGCGGCGAAAACCAAATCAGCCGCTGACTTTTACACGGGCGGTGGTGGCATCACAGGTTTCCAAAATGGCTTGGCCATTGCAGGTGACTACATGTCAGCGGCATCATTCCTCGGTATTTCTGCTGCGGTGATGGCGAATGGTTATGATGGCTTGATTTACTCGATCGGTTTCTTGGTCGGTTGGCCTGTGATCACATTCTTGATGGCAGAACGCCTGCGCAATTTGGGTCGTTTTACTTTTGCAGACGTGGCCGCCTATCGCTTTAATCAAGCACCTGTGCGTATTTTTGCAGCAACGTCAACTTTGGTTGTGGTGGCGTTTTACTTGATTGCACAAATGGTGGGTGCAGGTCAGTTGATCAAGCTCTTGTTCGGCATGGAGTACTGGCATGCAGTGATCATCGTGGGTGCATTGATGATGGTTTATGTGTTGTTCGGCGGTATGACGGCGACCACTTGGGTACAAATCATCAAAGCATGCATGTTGTTGGCAGGTGCAAGTTTCATGGCATTCATGGTGATGGCGCAGTTCGGCTTTAGTTTCGAAGCTTTGTTTGCTCGAGCGGTTGAAATCAAAGCGATGGTGGCAGGCAAAGATGCTAAGTTGATTGCAGATGCAACAGCCGCAGGTAAAGATGTTGCAGCGGTCGCCGCAGCCAAAGGTTTCTCAATCATGGGGCCTGGCTCGTTCATTAAAGATCCGATTTCTGGTATTTCTTTCGGTATGGCTTTGATGTTCGGTACAGCTGGTTTGCCACACATCATGATGCGCTTTTTCACTGTACCTAATGCAAAAGAAGCTCGTAAATCAGTGTTCTGGGCAACGACTTGGATCGGTTACTTCTATATTTTGACATTCATCATTGGTTTCGGCGCAATCGTTTTGGTCAGCACCAATCCTGATTTCTTGGATGCAAAAGGTGGTTTGATCGGTGGCGGTAACATGGCTGCGATTCACTTAGCGAATGCTGTCGGTGGTAACTTGTTCTTGGGCTTTATCTCTGCAGTGGCCTTTGCAACGATCTTGGCGGTGGTGGCTGGTTTGACTTTGTCAGGTGCATCTGCTGTGGCTCATGATTTGTATGCAACTGTGATTAAAAAAGGCAATGCAAGCAGTGCAGACGAACTCCGTATCTCTAAAATCACGACCGTGTGCTTGGGTATTGTGGCTGTTATCTTGGGCATCACATTTGAGAAGCAAAACATTGCGTTCATGGTGTCTTTGGCTTTTGCAATCGCTGCATCGGCTAACTTCCCTGTGTTGTTCATGTCGGTGTTGTGGAAAGGTGTCACAACACGTGGCGCAACAATTGGTGGCTTTTTAGGTTTATTCTCGGCAGTGGCTTTGACTGTTGTGTCTCCAGCAATCTGGGAAGCGGTGTTGTTGAATCCAAAAGGCAGTGCATTGTTCCCATACACTTCACCCGCATTGTTCTCAATGGCCATTGGTTTCATCAGTATTTGGTTTTTCTCGATCACTGATAAATCAGATCGTGCTGCAATCGATAAAGCTGGTTTTGCTGCACAAAAAGTACGTTCAGAAACAGGCATTGGTGCTTCAGGTGCTTCTGGTCACTGA
- a CDS encoding DUF485 domain-containing protein produces the protein MKDDLVQRIESNADYQKLVKTRSSYGWMLTWLMMIVYYGYTLLNSFNKELMFSKIGAGVTTLGMPIGFGVIIFTILITGLYVRRANGEFDELTEKIRKEVM, from the coding sequence ATGAAAGACGATCTTGTACAAAGGATAGAGTCAAATGCCGATTATCAAAAATTGGTCAAGACTCGCTCTTCTTACGGCTGGATGCTCACATGGTTAATGATGATCGTGTATTACGGTTATACATTGCTCAATTCCTTTAATAAAGAACTCATGTTCTCAAAAATTGGTGCTGGTGTGACCACATTGGGCATGCCGATTGGTTTTGGCGTGATTATCTTCACCATTCTGATCACAGGTTTGTATGTTCGTCGTGCCAATGGTGAATTTGATGAGCTCACTGAAAAAATCCGTAAAGAGGTGATGTAA
- the murI gene encoding glutamate racemase, translating into MTTSLRAAQGPSLAAQACAPIGVFDSGIGGLSVWRHLRATLPHEDFIYVADNANVPYGDKPEAWIQARMVQMFDWFLAQGCKAIVIACNTATAAAATHLRGVYPDVFIVGLEPAIKPALLLTKNHSIAMLATARTVGSAKYEALLKRTILPELNMTVVSIPCVGLAERIDAGLMNAPDTLDLIKQYIEPVQAAQADVVVLGCTHYPFVVQHIRALLDENVQIIDSGAPVARYTKDVLFARQGLNPQRIEGYSHWYASLLSQYSDEHWQTLSGQKDVRVQQINLGGE; encoded by the coding sequence ATGACGACATCTCTACGTGCAGCTCAAGGCCCCAGTTTGGCGGCACAGGCCTGCGCACCGATTGGTGTGTTTGATTCAGGTATTGGTGGTTTGAGCGTTTGGCGGCATTTGCGTGCCACTTTACCGCATGAAGACTTCATCTATGTGGCAGACAATGCGAATGTGCCCTATGGCGATAAGCCTGAGGCTTGGATTCAGGCGCGCATGGTGCAGATGTTTGATTGGTTTTTGGCACAAGGTTGTAAGGCGATTGTGATCGCATGCAATACAGCGACTGCAGCGGCGGCCACGCATTTGCGGGGTGTATACCCTGACGTGTTTATTGTTGGGCTCGAACCCGCCATCAAACCTGCGTTGCTTTTGACCAAAAATCACAGCATCGCCATGCTGGCAACCGCACGAACAGTGGGGAGTGCGAAGTATGAAGCATTACTGAAACGAACGATTTTGCCTGAGTTAAATATGACGGTTGTGTCAATTCCTTGTGTCGGTTTGGCGGAACGAATTGATGCTGGTTTGATGAATGCCCCTGATACCTTGGACTTAATCAAACAATACATTGAACCTGTTCAAGCGGCGCAAGCCGATGTGGTCGTACTGGGCTGTACCCATTATCCTTTTGTGGTGCAGCACATTCGTGCACTGCTAGATGAAAATGTACAGATCATAGACAGTGGTGCCCCTGTTGCCCGCTATACCAAAGATGTGCTGTTTGCCCGACAGGGATTAAATCCACAGCGCATCGAGGGTTATAGCCATTGGTATGCTTCATTACTCAGTCAATACAGTGATGAGCATTGGCAAACCCTCAGTGGGCAAAAGGATGTTCGGGTGCAACAAATTAACCTTGGAGGGGAATGA
- a CDS encoding DUF3619 family protein, whose amino-acid sequence MNTNTASQHLTPTHVAHAVQLTRQLLDAGVDDLPYDITERLRAARMRAIAQVKSHAPTVAQEKHISDGLIGWLQRMPTLAKTLMAIPALCMAIVVAENTSTPSASNIASQPTALMSSPLTAAYAPSSMDTINALNIDAILKEQVPLQAYLNEDFNHFIDQDKQNKAPHPQTSGTNHVQKNTIVQALR is encoded by the coding sequence ATGAACACAAACACCGCCTCCCAACACCTCACACCAACGCATGTCGCCCATGCCGTTCAACTGACCCGTCAATTATTGGATGCAGGTGTGGATGACTTGCCTTATGACATCACGGAACGCTTGCGTGCCGCACGCATGCGAGCCATTGCACAAGTTAAATCACATGCACCCACAGTCGCTCAAGAAAAACACATCAGTGACGGCTTAATCGGCTGGTTGCAACGCATGCCCACTTTGGCAAAAACACTCATGGCCATACCCGCATTGTGCATGGCAATTGTTGTGGCAGAAAACACCAGTACACCCAGCGCGAGCAATATCGCCTCACAACCCACGGCCTTGATGAGCAGTCCACTCACGGCAGCGTATGCGCCCTCGTCAATGGACACCATCAACGCATTGAACATTGATGCCATTTTGAAAGAACAAGTGCCTTTGCAGGCGTATTTGAATGAAGACTTTAACCACTTCATTGATCAAGACAAACAAAACAAAGCCCCTCACCCTCAAACATCGGGAACAAATCATGTTCAAAAAAACACCATCGTCCAAGCATTACGCTAA
- a CDS encoding gamma carbonic anhydrase family protein, translating to MPIYAFHSFRPTLADATFVAPTAVLIGQVILHSGANIWYGAVLRGDNEPITIGENSNIQENSILHTDMGCPLTIGAQVTIGHGVTLHGCTIGDNSLIGMGAIVLNRAVIGKNSIVGAGALVTEGKIFPDGALIVGSPAKMARMLTDEETAKLPNNALHYAARGQDYLTHTHEI from the coding sequence ATGCCCATTTATGCATTTCATTCATTCCGTCCGACCCTTGCTGATGCAACCTTCGTTGCCCCAACTGCGGTTTTAATCGGTCAAGTTATTTTGCACTCGGGTGCAAATATTTGGTACGGCGCCGTATTGCGTGGGGACAATGAGCCCATCACCATTGGTGAAAACAGCAATATTCAAGAAAACTCTATTTTGCACACCGACATGGGCTGCCCTTTGACCATCGGCGCACAAGTCACCATTGGTCACGGTGTCACACTGCACGGTTGCACGATTGGCGACAACAGCTTGATTGGCATGGGTGCAATTGTCCTGAATCGGGCAGTCATTGGTAAAAATTCGATTGTTGGCGCGGGCGCTTTGGTCACCGAAGGTAAAATATTCCCCGATGGTGCACTGATTGTCGGCTCGCCTGCTAAAATGGCGCGCATGTTAACGGATGAAGAAACAGCCAAATTGCCAAACAATGCTTTGCATTATGCGGCACGCGGACAAGATTACTTGACCCACACACACGAAATTTAA